The Deltaproteobacteria bacterium genome includes a window with the following:
- the clpS gene encoding ATP-dependent Clp protease adapter ClpS, with protein MEQDDQSSQGGVLTERDVRVQRPHLFKVLLHNDDYTPMEFVVDILVRFFGKTQAQATEIMLAVHHKGKGLCGIYPYEIAETKVAQVTEAAREQEYPLQCTLERA; from the coding sequence ATGGAACAGGACGATCAGAGTAGTCAGGGTGGGGTTTTGACGGAGCGTGATGTACGCGTCCAGAGGCCGCATCTTTTTAAAGTGCTCTTACATAACGATGACTATACTCCCATGGAGTTTGTCGTCGATATTTTAGTCAGATTCTTTGGTAAAACTCAGGCGCAGGCTACAGAAATCATGTTAGCCGTGCATCATAAGGGCAAGGGCCTCTGCGGCATCTATCCCTACGAGATAGCGGAGACCAAGGTAGCACAAGTTACGGAAGCAGCTCGCGAACAGGAGTATCCTCTACAGTGCACGCTCGAGCGTGCTTGA